In the genome of bacterium, the window TGAGAACAGGTGTTCTTTTATCTGTTTCACGAATTTTAGATAAAGCTTCAAGGCCTGTCATTTCGGGCATTTCAATGTCCATGGTTACTAAATCGGGCTTTAAATTTTCAAACATCTGAACACCAATTTTGCCGTTTGCAGCAAGTCCCACAATTTCAATTTTGGGATCGGCGCCTAAAATTTCGGATAAGAGTTTTCGGACGATGGCCGAATCATCAACTATGAGCACGCGTATTTTATCGGTTGTGGCTTGCATGTATTTTTTATTATTTAAGCCTGAGCAGGAGCAGGTGGGGGAGGTATTAAACCCATCAACTCCAGTTTGCCTACAATAATATCGCGTGTAAATGGTTTCATCACGTACTCGTTAGCACCGGCCACCATGGCTTTTACCATGTTGTCCATTTCAGTTTCGGTGGTTACCATCATAATCCACATTTTTTCGTGTTCTGGAATTTGGCGAACAGATTTAATGAACTCAAGCCCATTCATTACTGGCATGTTCCAGTCTACAAGAGCTAAATCTACCGGACCATTTTTAGCCAAGCAGTCTAGGGCTTCCTGACCATGACCAGCTTCCAAAATTTCAAAATTAAATTCTTTTAAAATCCTGGAAAGCATCACACGCATGGTGCGTGAATCGTCAATAACAATTGCTCGCATAAATCCCCCTTAGGCTTTTTGATAGCCCAAATTTACTGCAATGTTGCGTCACCACGATCTTCAAAGGTAAATTTACCTATGAGAGCT includes:
- a CDS encoding response regulator, which codes for MRAIVIDDSRTMRVMLSRILKEFNFEILEAGHGQEALDCLAKNGPVDLALVDWNMPVMNGLEFIKSVRQIPEHEKMWIMMVTTETEMDNMVKAMVAGANEYVMKPFTRDIIVGKLELMGLIPPPPAPAQA